Proteins from a genomic interval of Amycolatopsis sp. cg13:
- a CDS encoding bis-aminopropyl spermidine synthase family protein, with amino-acid sequence MTALDDVLAAHGAAVRPLYEVLGLLRSGSYELPDLVRLTAAPRRSVEDLLAALEPDLERSPAGVRIAPDSRPAYAAYSLPPLPDPLDAAVADQPALLTMLAERIAAVPPPLAALDHVQATPETVLRRALWLNSRYDLRRSKVLFLGDHDLTSLAVRAVCPEAELSVVDLDERVLSYLDTTGERSIFTAHADLRVGLPPALTGKADLVFSDPPYTPEGMGLFAARAVQALREPTEGRILLAYGYSPRHPALGAQVQRSLATLGLTFEAILPDFNRYTGAQAIGSAADLYVCQPTAKAKKSFARKGSSAIYTHGPQSVEAAATKPGLLAAAREIASEGGLALETRPVGWATSGPEGDAVAMDLSADPGPWLLRTLLGTNARRLALLVPNNHPDLADAAAQAALTSLVADKYRLRLLRSTPDNRHAIVAADVVDHPSDLLTRAHARLANAALNVPADLADLRLVDVPRHRLAELLPG; translated from the coding sequence GTGACCGCCCTAGACGACGTCCTCGCCGCACACGGTGCCGCCGTCCGCCCGCTCTACGAGGTACTAGGCCTGCTGCGCAGCGGCTCCTACGAACTGCCCGACCTAGTGCGGCTCACCGCGGCCCCGCGCCGAAGCGTCGAAGACCTTCTCGCGGCGCTGGAACCGGACCTGGAACGCTCTCCCGCTGGCGTCCGAATCGCCCCTGACTCGCGCCCCGCCTACGCCGCTTACTCCCTGCCTCCTCTGCCCGATCCCCTCGACGCCGCAGTCGCAGACCAGCCCGCCCTGCTCACCATGCTGGCCGAACGCATCGCCGCCGTCCCGCCGCCGCTGGCCGCCCTGGACCACGTGCAAGCCACGCCGGAGACGGTGCTGCGCCGCGCATTGTGGCTGAACTCTCGCTACGACCTCCGCCGCAGCAAGGTCCTCTTCCTAGGCGACCACGACCTGACTTCGCTTGCTGTGCGCGCAGTGTGCCCGGAGGCCGAACTGTCCGTAGTGGACCTGGACGAACGCGTCCTGTCCTACCTGGACACCACCGGCGAACGCAGCATCTTCACCGCCCACGCCGATTTGCGCGTCGGCCTGCCTCCCGCGCTGACTGGCAAAGCAGACCTGGTCTTCAGCGATCCGCCCTACACGCCCGAAGGCATGGGCCTCTTCGCCGCCCGCGCAGTGCAAGCTTTGCGCGAACCCACCGAAGGCCGAATCCTCCTGGCTTACGGCTACAGCCCGCGCCACCCCGCCCTAGGCGCACAGGTACAGCGCTCGCTCGCCACCCTGGGCCTCACCTTCGAGGCAATCCTCCCCGACTTCAACCGCTACACCGGCGCACAAGCCATCGGCAGCGCAGCGGACCTTTACGTCTGCCAGCCAACCGCGAAGGCCAAGAAATCGTTCGCCCGCAAGGGAAGCTCCGCGATCTACACGCACGGCCCGCAATCAGTGGAAGCGGCCGCCACCAAACCGGGACTGCTGGCCGCCGCCCGGGAAATCGCCTCCGAAGGCGGCCTGGCCCTGGAAACCCGCCCCGTCGGCTGGGCCACATCCGGCCCCGAGGGCGACGCCGTCGCCATGGACCTCTCGGCCGATCCGGGCCCATGGCTCCTGCGCACCCTGCTGGGCACCAACGCCCGCCGCCTGGCGCTGCTGGTGCCGAACAACCACCCCGACCTCGCGGACGCCGCCGCACAAGCAGCCCTGACCTCGCTGGTAGCGGACAAGTATCGGCTGCGCCTGCTCCGCAGCACCCCGGACAACCGCCACGCCATCGTCGCGGCAGACGTAGTGGACCACCCGTCCGACCTGCTGACCCGCGCCCACGCGAGGCTGGCGAACGCCGCACTGAACGTCCCTGCGGACCTTGCGGACCTACGACTGGTGGATGTCCCCCGACACCGCCTGGCGGAACTGCTCCCCGGCTAA
- a CDS encoding ABC transporter ATP-binding protein, translating into MTIEFRDVVKRYPDGTVAVDGLSLTVEDGTITVFVGPSGCGKTTSLRMINRMVEPTSGAVLLDGKDVSEGDPAVLRRGIGYVIQHAGLFPHRTVLDNIATVPLLSGWDKRKARARAAELLETVGLPTELGKRYPAQLSGGQQQRVGVARALAADSPVLLMDEPFSAVDPVVREGLQDELLRLQSQLGKTIVFVTHDIDEAVRLGDKVAVMRVGGKLAQYGTPAEVLRHPVDDFVASFVGRDRGYRGLSFLPASGVEVSPARTIDLGSKVDGPSEGWLLAVNDEKQPRGWLPPGSTVDGPLAETDLVAGGSLYVQGTPIRGALDAALSSPASLGVVVDEENRVLGTVVAHQVLDVIEASPQAS; encoded by the coding sequence GTGACCATCGAATTCCGAGACGTCGTCAAACGCTATCCGGACGGCACGGTCGCGGTCGACGGCCTCTCGCTGACCGTGGAAGACGGCACGATCACGGTGTTCGTCGGCCCGTCCGGCTGCGGCAAGACCACCTCGCTGCGGATGATCAACCGGATGGTCGAGCCGACCTCGGGCGCGGTGCTGCTGGACGGCAAGGACGTCAGCGAAGGCGACCCAGCGGTGCTGCGCCGCGGCATCGGTTACGTGATCCAGCACGCCGGTCTCTTTCCACACCGGACAGTGCTCGACAACATCGCTACCGTGCCGCTGCTGTCCGGATGGGACAAACGCAAGGCGCGCGCCCGTGCGGCCGAACTGCTGGAGACAGTCGGGCTCCCGACGGAACTCGGGAAGCGGTATCCGGCGCAGCTGTCCGGCGGGCAGCAGCAGCGCGTCGGCGTGGCTCGGGCGCTCGCGGCCGATTCGCCGGTGTTGTTGATGGACGAGCCGTTTTCGGCGGTCGACCCGGTGGTCCGCGAAGGGCTGCAGGACGAGCTGCTGCGGCTGCAATCCCAGCTGGGCAAGACAATCGTGTTCGTCACGCACGACATCGACGAGGCCGTGCGGCTCGGCGACAAGGTCGCGGTGATGCGCGTCGGCGGGAAGCTCGCGCAGTACGGCACTCCGGCCGAGGTGCTGCGGCATCCGGTGGACGACTTCGTTGCCTCATTTGTCGGACGCGATCGTGGGTATCGCGGGCTTTCGTTCCTTCCGGCGAGCGGCGTCGAGGTGTCGCCGGCCCGCACGATCGATCTCGGTAGCAAGGTCGACGGTCCGTCGGAGGGCTGGCTGCTCGCGGTGAACGATGAGAAGCAGCCGCGCGGATGGCTGCCGCCAGGATCCACAGTGGACGGTCCGTTGGCCGAAACCGACCTCGTGGCAGGCGGATCGCTGTACGTGCAGGGCACGCCGATCCGCGGGGCGCTCGACGCGGCGCTGTCGTCGCCCGCCAGCCTCGGCGTGGTCGTGGACGAGGAGAACCGCGTGCTCGGGACGGTGGTCGCGCACCAGGTCTTGGATGTAATCGAGGCCTCCCCGCAGGCGTCCTGA
- a CDS encoding ABC transporter permease subunit, protein MGDFFGELGRYLSSANNRDEILSNLLENIYLALVPLVAGIVLAILLGWLGHRWRPARSVLLVVGNLLYTIPSLALFVVIPGIIGTKILDSVNVIVALTIYTTALLVRPVLDALEAVPPHIVAAATAIGYREPRRFFSVELPLSVPVLAAGVRVASVSNISLVSVGALIGTGALGVLFTDGFQREYFSPIVVGIVLTMLLALIVDLLLVVLRNLLTPWERAGRAPAAEVAG, encoded by the coding sequence ATGGGCGACTTCTTCGGCGAACTCGGCCGGTACCTTTCGAGCGCCAACAACCGCGACGAAATCCTCTCCAACCTCCTCGAGAACATCTATCTCGCGCTGGTGCCGCTGGTCGCGGGCATCGTGCTGGCGATCCTGCTCGGCTGGCTCGGGCATCGCTGGCGGCCCGCGCGCAGTGTGCTGCTGGTGGTGGGGAATCTGCTGTACACGATTCCGTCATTGGCGCTTTTCGTAGTGATCCCCGGCATTATCGGCACGAAGATTCTCGACAGCGTCAACGTGATCGTCGCGCTGACGATCTACACCACCGCGCTGCTGGTGCGTCCGGTGCTCGACGCGCTGGAAGCCGTCCCGCCGCACATCGTCGCGGCCGCCACGGCGATCGGGTATCGCGAGCCGCGCCGGTTCTTCAGCGTCGAACTGCCGCTGTCGGTGCCGGTGCTCGCCGCTGGGGTCCGGGTGGCGTCGGTGAGCAATATCAGCCTGGTCAGCGTCGGTGCGCTGATCGGAACCGGCGCGCTGGGCGTGCTGTTCACCGACGGATTCCAGCGGGAATACTTCTCGCCGATCGTGGTCGGAATCGTGCTGACGATGTTGCTCGCGCTGATCGTCGACCTGCTGCTGGTGGTGCTGCGCAATCTGTTGACGCCTTGGGAGAGAGCGGGTCGCGCGCCGGCCGCGGAGGTGGCGGGATGA
- a CDS encoding ABC transporter permease subunit produces MIGDVFTWFTTAANWQGSGGILARLAQHVGYIALALVIALVIAIPIGLFVGHTGRGGVVLVGVGNAIRALPTLGLVTFLFLLFTESTTATIIGLVVLAIPPVLAGTYAGLQAAEHDVVDAAQGIGMTGWQRLWQVEVPIALPLVLGGIRNAVLQLIATAAVAAYVGLGGLGRFLLDGLAILDYTEVVAGAILTALLAIVVDLLLAAAQRALVPKGVRLAAQAASGRAVAAGGAA; encoded by the coding sequence ATGATCGGCGACGTTTTCACCTGGTTCACCACCGCCGCGAACTGGCAGGGCTCGGGCGGCATTCTCGCCAGGCTGGCCCAGCACGTCGGCTACATCGCATTGGCGCTGGTCATCGCGTTGGTGATCGCGATCCCGATCGGACTGTTCGTAGGCCACACCGGCCGCGGCGGCGTCGTGCTGGTCGGCGTCGGCAACGCGATCCGCGCACTGCCGACGCTCGGGCTCGTCACGTTCCTGTTCCTGCTCTTCACCGAAAGCACGACGGCGACGATCATCGGCCTCGTGGTGCTGGCAATCCCGCCGGTGCTGGCCGGAACGTACGCCGGCCTGCAGGCGGCCGAACACGATGTCGTCGACGCCGCGCAGGGCATCGGAATGACCGGCTGGCAGCGGCTGTGGCAGGTGGAGGTGCCGATCGCGCTTCCCCTGGTACTGGGCGGAATCCGCAACGCCGTACTGCAGCTGATCGCGACCGCCGCCGTGGCCGCGTATGTCGGTCTCGGCGGCCTGGGCCGGTTCCTGCTCGACGGACTGGCCATTTTGGACTACACCGAGGTCGTCGCGGGCGCGATTCTCACCGCCCTGCTGGCGATCGTGGTCGACCTGCTGCTCGCCGCCGCGCAGCGGGCTTTGGTGCCCAAGGGGGTCCGGCTGGCCGCACAAGCGGCGTCCGGCCGGGCAGTGGCTGCGGGAGGAGCAGCGTGA
- a CDS encoding ABC transporter substrate-binding protein: MKRWGILVAGLALVASACGNPLSGGGEGGSTGDIIIGASDVGESSLLAQIYAGALRNVGAHNVTVRPPVGSREVVVKALQDKSLSVVPDYSGNLLRYFDKNTPATTSEDVYAQLKQKIPAGFEVLAQSPAQDKDLLVVGKELAATGVKTFSDLGPRCKDLVMGGPGQWSSRWKDRIKQLYGCEFKEIRTTDTGGPVTVAALKSGEVQVADLFSTSATIASNGFVPLEDDKHMFPAQNIVPLVARGTLNDAETAALNRVSAALTTEQLTELNVQYTDEKRNAKDVAEEFLQRNGLKS, translated from the coding sequence GTGAAACGGTGGGGGATCCTGGTTGCCGGGCTGGCGCTGGTGGCTTCAGCGTGCGGAAATCCGCTGTCCGGCGGCGGTGAGGGCGGCAGCACCGGCGATATCATCATCGGTGCTTCCGATGTCGGGGAAAGCTCTTTGCTGGCCCAGATTTATGCCGGGGCTCTGCGCAATGTCGGCGCGCACAACGTGACAGTCCGGCCGCCGGTCGGCAGTCGCGAGGTTGTCGTGAAAGCTTTGCAGGACAAGTCTTTGTCCGTGGTTCCGGATTACTCGGGGAACTTGCTGCGATACTTCGACAAGAACACCCCGGCGACCACTTCGGAAGATGTCTATGCGCAGCTGAAGCAGAAAATCCCGGCTGGGTTTGAAGTTCTCGCTCAGTCGCCCGCGCAGGACAAGGATCTGCTCGTGGTGGGCAAGGAACTTGCGGCCACCGGGGTCAAGACGTTCTCCGATCTCGGACCACGTTGCAAGGACCTGGTAATGGGCGGGCCAGGTCAGTGGAGCAGTCGGTGGAAGGACCGGATCAAGCAGCTGTACGGGTGCGAATTCAAGGAAATCCGCACCACGGACACCGGCGGCCCAGTGACGGTGGCGGCTCTGAAGTCTGGTGAAGTGCAGGTGGCGGACCTGTTCAGTACGTCAGCGACTATTGCTTCCAACGGGTTCGTGCCGTTGGAGGATGACAAGCACATGTTCCCGGCGCAGAACATCGTGCCGTTGGTGGCGCGGGGGACGCTGAACGATGCCGAGACGGCTGCGTTGAATCGGGTTTCCGCGGCGTTGACTACTGAGCAGTTGACTGAGCTGAATGTGCAGTACACGGATGAGAAGCGGAATGCCAAGGACGTCGCTGAGGAGTTTTTGCAGCGGAATGGGCTTAAGTCTTAG
- a CDS encoding GNAT family N-acetyltransferase: protein MQIRQSTTDDAPAIHAVHTAAFRAHNKDVTGEMPEAKLVTELTADGDLLPALSFVAHRDGELIGHACSSPGHLGDDSESAIGFGPLGVLPEHQRSGAGSALVHATIGAANALGYGLIILLGDPGYYSRFGFVLAETLGITPPVPEWAPHFQALRLAAYAPENRGAFRYAAAFDRL from the coding sequence ATGCAGATCCGCCAGTCGACCACCGACGACGCACCCGCGATCCACGCCGTGCACACCGCCGCCTTCCGCGCCCACAACAAGGACGTCACCGGCGAAATGCCCGAAGCGAAGCTAGTCACCGAACTAACCGCGGACGGCGATCTGCTCCCCGCCCTGTCGTTCGTCGCCCACCGCGACGGCGAACTGATCGGCCACGCCTGCTCCAGCCCAGGCCACCTAGGCGACGACTCAGAATCCGCCATCGGTTTCGGCCCGCTAGGCGTCCTCCCCGAACACCAACGCAGCGGCGCGGGCTCGGCTTTGGTCCACGCGACGATCGGTGCCGCCAACGCCCTGGGATACGGCCTGATCATCCTGCTCGGCGACCCGGGCTATTACTCCCGCTTCGGCTTCGTGCTGGCCGAAACGCTCGGCATCACGCCTCCGGTGCCGGAATGGGCCCCGCACTTCCAGGCCCTCCGGCTGGCCGCGTATGCACCGGAGAACCGGGGAGCGTTCCGCTACGCTGCGGCCTTTGACCGGCTTTGA
- a CDS encoding MFS transporter, with protein sequence MPSRYRWVVLLLCWAVFTMTSVDRSTWGPASSAVSDSLGVPLAALGIFATCYYIGYVISNTAGGFLSDWLGSRAVLGISSLVAGVLMVGFGSTTSIAWGLVLQALLGLFAGVDFSAGLKLITTWFRPEEHGLASGIFMTATSLGTVVANAVVPTLVKNSGWPVSYHLFGGVTVVLGLLCLIFIRNGTPSAGPRTLPNPRPLFRNRDLLLLGLAGFGGLWGTYGFVTWSNTLMIRGEHIDPVRAGVVLVIFSGTAVVIKPLIGWLTDKIGLGRRIPIIAVLILFGAALLVFGSLNSYSAFLVVAPILGIGAYAYSPLTAAMIPALTGPRLAGSAAGAVNAFWQLGSVIVPAVVGPVFHASGSFYAAFLTLAAGPLVGAAVLLFMRDDRPAKVSPQAAAM encoded by the coding sequence ATGCCGAGCCGCTATCGCTGGGTCGTCCTGCTGCTCTGCTGGGCAGTGTTCACGATGACCTCAGTCGACCGGTCGACGTGGGGCCCGGCGTCGTCGGCGGTCAGCGATTCACTCGGCGTCCCACTGGCCGCGCTCGGGATCTTCGCCACCTGCTACTACATCGGCTACGTCATCTCCAACACCGCAGGCGGTTTCCTCTCGGATTGGTTGGGCAGCCGCGCCGTCCTAGGCATCAGCTCCCTGGTCGCAGGCGTCCTGATGGTGGGATTCGGCTCCACGACCTCCATCGCCTGGGGCTTGGTCCTGCAGGCCTTGCTCGGCCTATTCGCCGGAGTCGACTTCTCCGCCGGGCTCAAGCTCATCACCACGTGGTTCCGCCCGGAGGAGCACGGCCTGGCGAGCGGCATCTTCATGACCGCGACGTCGCTAGGAACCGTCGTAGCCAACGCCGTCGTCCCGACCCTGGTGAAGAACAGCGGCTGGCCAGTGTCGTACCACCTCTTCGGCGGAGTCACCGTCGTACTCGGCCTGCTGTGCCTGATCTTCATCCGCAACGGCACCCCCTCAGCTGGCCCCCGCACCCTGCCGAACCCGCGCCCGCTCTTCCGCAACCGCGACCTGCTGCTGCTCGGCCTGGCCGGTTTCGGCGGCCTATGGGGCACCTACGGTTTCGTCACGTGGTCCAACACCCTGATGATCCGAGGCGAACACATCGACCCCGTGCGAGCGGGCGTGGTCCTGGTGATCTTCTCCGGGACCGCGGTCGTCATCAAACCGCTGATCGGCTGGCTCACCGACAAAATCGGCCTGGGCAGGCGAATCCCCATCATCGCCGTCCTCATCCTCTTCGGCGCGGCGCTACTGGTCTTCGGTTCCTTGAACAGCTACAGCGCTTTCCTAGTAGTAGCCCCAATTCTCGGCATCGGCGCCTACGCCTACAGCCCACTGACCGCCGCCATGATCCCCGCCCTGACCGGCCCCCGCCTAGCCGGTTCCGCCGCCGGTGCCGTGAACGCCTTCTGGCAGCTGGGCAGCGTAATCGTGCCTGCCGTGGTGGGCCCGGTCTTCCACGCGAGCGGCTCGTTCTACGCGGCTTTCCTCACCTTGGCCGCCGGACCGCTCGTGGGAGCGGCGGTTCTGCTTTTCATGCGCGACGACCGTCCAGCGAAGGTTTCCCCGCAAGCAGCGGCGATGTGA
- a CDS encoding FAD-dependent oxidoreductase, translating into MHYDVVVVGGGAGGIASAAGAARTGARVLLVEQYPYLGGAATISSVLTLCGFFDQTGERVVAGVGDEVLRRLRQRGAYEEKTMGWTGNKIVLLDLETTKLVYDQLAADAGVDVLLHTKLIGAKRTHGVVTEVELHHRGGREQVTAGAFIDASGDGALLADAGAAVRVSPLSDRQTSTLVCRFSGVPEDADLSREGLRAAVAAYQRETGVQLARDYGIAVHLPLTRNVIALLVDEQTDVLNAAALSRDEANARRQAWQYLDALRKHLPGWSSARLEETGPQLGIREGRHLVGREQLTGRDVLTARKRPDASIGRCGWPIEDHAGPGVTRYEPIADRGWYDLPYGAICSADTANLWAVGRLTSSDDDAYASVRVMGTAFATGHAAGVAAAQYVDGRAHDVRAIRAELHRQDALA; encoded by the coding sequence GTGCACTACGACGTCGTCGTAGTCGGAGGCGGTGCTGGGGGTATCGCCTCCGCGGCCGGGGCGGCGCGGACCGGGGCGCGGGTGCTGCTGGTCGAGCAGTACCCGTACCTTGGCGGCGCGGCGACGATCAGCTCCGTGCTGACCCTGTGCGGTTTCTTCGACCAGACCGGCGAGCGGGTCGTCGCGGGCGTCGGCGACGAGGTGCTGCGGCGGCTGCGCCAGCGCGGCGCCTACGAAGAAAAGACGATGGGCTGGACCGGCAACAAGATCGTCCTGCTCGATCTCGAAACCACCAAACTCGTCTATGACCAGCTGGCCGCCGACGCCGGCGTGGACGTCCTCCTGCACACCAAACTCATCGGCGCGAAACGGACGCACGGAGTCGTCACCGAGGTCGAACTGCACCATCGCGGCGGCCGGGAACAGGTCACCGCCGGCGCGTTCATCGACGCCAGCGGCGACGGCGCGCTCCTGGCCGACGCCGGGGCCGCCGTCCGCGTCTCGCCGTTGAGCGACCGGCAAACCAGCACGCTCGTCTGCCGATTCTCCGGCGTCCCCGAAGACGCTGACCTCTCGCGCGAGGGCCTGCGGGCCGCAGTCGCGGCGTACCAACGGGAAACCGGCGTCCAGCTGGCCCGCGACTACGGCATCGCCGTGCATCTTCCCTTGACCCGCAACGTAATCGCGCTCTTGGTGGACGAACAAACCGACGTCCTGAACGCCGCCGCGCTAAGCCGCGACGAAGCCAACGCGCGCCGGCAGGCGTGGCAATACCTCGACGCCCTGCGCAAACACCTGCCCGGCTGGTCGTCGGCACGCCTCGAAGAAACCGGCCCACAGCTCGGCATCCGCGAAGGACGGCACCTGGTCGGCCGCGAACAACTCACCGGCCGCGACGTCCTGACCGCGCGCAAGCGTCCCGACGCGTCCATCGGCCGCTGCGGCTGGCCGATCGAAGACCACGCAGGCCCAGGCGTCACCCGCTACGAACCGATCGCCGACCGAGGCTGGTACGACCTGCCTTACGGCGCGATCTGCTCCGCCGACACCGCGAACCTCTGGGCCGTCGGCCGCCTGACCAGCTCCGACGACGACGCGTACGCATCAGTCAGAGTCATGGGCACCGCCTTCGCGACCGGCCACGCCGCAGGGGTCGCCGCCGCACAGTACGTCGACGGCCGCGCCCACGACGTCCGCGCGATCCGCGCCGAACTGCACCGCCAAGACGCCCTGGCTTGA
- a CDS encoding nitroreductase family deazaflavin-dependent oxidoreductase: MNTKAAGYRRKVNTINRFITALQRAGLAFGPMELLTVPGRRSGEPRTFPLAVLKVQGEEYLIQAFPKAAWVANVRAAGAGTLSRGRRSRRVRFAELPVAERGPVLREVVAGGPASVGKRYVTTGLAESPTPDGVAAAAARIAVFRVEAVVSGDAG, encoded by the coding sequence ATGAACACCAAGGCAGCCGGATACCGGCGCAAGGTCAACACGATCAACCGGTTCATCACCGCCCTGCAGCGCGCGGGGCTCGCCTTCGGGCCGATGGAGCTGCTCACCGTCCCCGGGCGGCGCAGCGGCGAGCCGCGGACGTTTCCGTTGGCAGTATTGAAAGTTCAGGGGGAGGAGTACCTGATCCAAGCGTTCCCGAAGGCGGCCTGGGTGGCGAACGTGCGCGCGGCCGGGGCAGGGACTTTGTCTCGCGGGCGACGGTCGCGGCGGGTGCGGTTCGCGGAGTTGCCGGTCGCGGAGCGGGGGCCGGTGTTGCGCGAGGTGGTGGCTGGCGGGCCCGCGAGCGTGGGGAAGCGTTACGTCACGACGGGGCTGGCGGAATCGCCGACACCGGACGGGGTGGCGGCGGCTGCGGCGAGGATCGCGGTGTTTCGGGTGGAGGCGGTCGTGAGTGGCGATGCCGGTTAG